A window of Fragaria vesca subsp. vesca linkage group LG7, FraVesHawaii_1.0, whole genome shotgun sequence contains these coding sequences:
- the LOC101297103 gene encoding uncharacterized protein LOC101297103 translates to MPKHSCTPEVMDYDKREAFRAKELAEYNLIAKDYASAKKFALKAQKLCPQLEGLSKLLTIIDIYICGENKSVGEADWYGVLGVIPYAKYALIRKQYLKLALMLHPDKNKSAGSEGAYKLVLEAWNLLSDKAKREAYERQTLNHSKGWEESGQGALTHSGGPLKQPGANSFQNVTYSATSGGFLKQPGEKPTTFWTICNPCRTYYQYLRIYQNHTLMCPTCQKGFCATETAPPRGISESSSSSSCQEHHTTRRHGSASGKPFNSGSNNALAQNLGNKGSLASKSVNKTAFQQGPFSKMTSRGGTVSSGCAAAVSVAQLANEEVKRQSIADWERNQRLMGNSLFKRKVIEDKHLNGCEGYMANKTAVGNDEADLGGVSESGTGNVGTKRIYGFSSIDNMPNSTRELSYREMQNMLIKKARTDISKMLKELSSATESKKRGELRVDKKQKSVVCAGTDINSDEVDDAGVSILTNVPDPDFHNFDSDRTERSFQEEQVWAAYDGDGMPRYYARIQNVISRKPFKLCISWLNSRSNSELGSLDWICSGFAKTCGDFRPGKRQTSKTLNSFSTKVSWKKVAHGMIRVFPGKREVWALYRNWSADWNQHTPGEVINKYEMVEVLDDFTEKHGVSVVPLIKVAGFRTVFQKQMDPKAVRRIPKEEMFRFSHIVPSHLLTGEEAHNAPKGCFELDPAAIPLHLLEVITEDNQAPVAENVGKTKQELFQSALTTELDAGMIRMEEREISESGGETMVVGDSAYLVGLGN, encoded by the coding sequence ATGCCAAAGCATAGTTGTACTCCTGAGGTTATGGATTACGATAAAAGGGAGGCATTCAGGGCTAAGGAACTTGCAGAGTATAACCTCATAGCAAAAGATTATGCTAGTGCGAAGAAGTTTGCTTTGAAGGCTCAGAAGTTGTGTCCCCAGCTTGAGGGTCTATCTAAACTGTTGACGATAATAGATATTTATATCTGTGGAGAAAACAAAAGTGTTGGAGAAGCGGATTGGTATGGAGTACTTGGTGTGATTCCTTATGCCAAGTATGCATTAATTAGGAAACAGTATCTGAAGTTGGCGTTGATGCTTCATCCTGATAAAAACAAGTCTGCTGGTTCAGAAGGCGCATATAAGCTGGTTTTAGAGGCATGGAACTTGTTATCGGATAAAGCGAAGAGGGAAGCATATGAGAGACAGACACTCAACCACAGCAAGGGCTGGGAAGAATCTGGGCAGGGAGCTCTAACCCATTCTGGGGGTCCGTTGAAACAACCTGGTGCAAATTCCTTTCAAAATGTTACATATAGTGCAACTTCTGGGGGTTTTTTGAAACAACCTGGTGAAAAACCTACTACTTTCTGGACCATTTGCAATCCCTGCCGCACATATTATCAGTATCTCAGGATTTATCAAAATCATACTCTCATGTGCCCTACATGTCAGAAAGGGTTTTGTGCTACAGAAACTGCTCCGCCTCGCGGTATTTCTGAGTCATCTAGTAGTTCTTCTTGCCAGGAACATCACACTACAAGACGCCACGGTTCTGCTAGTGGTAAACCATTTAATTCTGGAAGCAACAATGCTTTAGCTCAAAATTTGGGAAATAAGGGGTCTTTAGCTTCTAAATCAGTGAATAAGACAGCCTTCCAACAGGGCCCTTTCTCTAAGATGACTAGTCGTGGTGGCACGGTTTCATCAGGTTGTGCTGCAGCTGTAAGTGTGGCTCAGCTGGCAAATGAGGAAGTGAAGAGACAATCAATTGCTGATTGGGAGAGGAATCAACGGTTAATGGGAAATTCTTTATTCAAAAGGAAAGTAATTGAAGATAAACATCTGAATGGTTGCGAAGGATACATGGCTAATAAGACCGCTGTAGGAAATGATGAAGCTGACTTAGGAGGTGTATCTGAATCAGGTACAGGTAATGTCGGCACAAAAAGGATTTACGGTTTCTCTAGCATAGATAACATGCCTAATAGCACGAGGGAGTTATCCTATCGTGAAATGCAAAACATGCTGATTAAGAAGGCACGAACTGATATTTCCAAGATGCTGAAGGAGCTGAGCTCAGCTACTGAATCAAAGAAACGAGGGGAGTTGAGAGTAGATAAGAAACAGAAGAGTGTGGTATGTGCTGGGACAGATATAAACAGTGATGAGGTTGATGATGCCGGGGTATCAATCTTAACTAATGTCCCTGATCCTGATTTTCATAATTTTGACTCGGATCGAACTGAAAGGTCATTTCAAGAGGAACAAGTCTGGGCTGCATATGATGGTGATGGGATGCCACGTTATTATGCTCGTATTCAGAATGTGATCTCCAGGAAGCCATTTAAATTGTGTATCAGCTGGCTTAATTCAAGAAGCAACTCTGAATTGGGTTCATTGGACTGGATATGTTCTGGTTTCGCTAAAACCTGTGGGGATTTTAGGCCTGGCAAACGTCAAACTTCGAAAACTTTGAATTCTTTCTCCACGAAGGTGAGTTGGAAAAAAGTTGCACATGGAATGATTCGTGTATTTCCTGGAAAGAGGGAAGTATGGGCTCTATATAGAAACTGGTCCGCTGACTGGAATCAGCATACCCCTGGTGAAGTAATTAACAAATATGAGATGGTGGAAGTGCTGGACGACTTTACTGAGAAACATGGTGTGTCTGTTGTTCCGCTAATTAAGGTTGCTGGTTTCAGAACAGTGTTCCAAAAGCAAATGGACCCGAAGGCAGTGAGGAGGATTCCTAAAGAAGAGATGTTTCGGTTCTCGCATATTGTCCCCAGTCACTTGCTAACAGGTGAAGAAGCTCATAATGCTCCAAAGGGTTGCTTTGAATTGGATCCAGCAGCTATCCCTTTGCACCTCCTTGAGGTGATAACAGAAGATAATCAAGCACCAGTGGCAGAGAATGTTGGAAAAACAAAACAAGAGTTGTTTCAAAGTGCCTTGACAACAGAACTAGATGCAGGGATGATTCGGATGGAAGAAAGGGAGATTTCAGAAAGCGGAGGAGAAACAATGGTGGTAGGTGACAGTGCATACCTAGTTGGCCTAGGAAACTGA
- the LOC101297395 gene encoding probable trehalose-phosphate phosphatase D-like, producing MTNFAKLNLQAMGFQRSSTPDKQKVQPVSSKVLNNDENIGDLTLASIASNLHDISAIVNTPIPSSDLAYSSWVVEHPSALGSFDRMMKAAKGKRIVVFLDYDGTLSPIVDDPDRAFMSSEMRAAVREVAKYFPTAVISGRSRDKVKGFVQLSNVYYAGSHGMDIMVPSKPLKPCDAKNQATASTLDKESDMLFQPAKRFLPAIQEIRIVLDEIARKIEGARVEDNRFCISVHYRNVREEDYDILEEKVKAVIETYPEFHLTRGKKVLEVRPSIEWNKGHALEYLLDTLGFSNSGDVLPLYIGDDRTDEDAFKVIEARGQGFSIIVSSTPKETKASCLVSKVSTFLSLPGEFDHA from the exons ATGACGAACTTCGCTAAGCTGAACCTGCAGGCAATGGGCTTCCAGAGATCATCGACACCTGATAAGCAAAAGGTGCAACCTGTCAGTTCAAAAGTACTCAACAACGACGAGAATATTGGTGATCTTACCTTGGCATCAATAGCCTCAAACCTGCATGATATTTCCGCCATTGTTAATACACCCATCCCCTCATCAGATTTAGCTTACAGTTCATGGGTG GTGGAGCACCCTTCTGCACTAGGCTCATTTGATAGGATGATGAAAGCTGCAAAAGGGAAGAGGATTGTTGTCTTTTTAGACTATGACGGCACTCTCTCACCGATTGTTGATGATCCGGATCGTGCTTTCATGTCCAGTGAG ATGAGAGCAGCAGTGCGCGAAGTTGCCAAATATTTTCCAACAGCAGTAATCAGCGGGAGGAGTAGAGACAAG GTCAAAGGATTTGTACAGTTAAGCAATGTATATTATGCCGGCAGCCACGGGATGGACATTATGGTCCCCTCAAAGCCGCTAAAGCCCTGTGATGCCAAGAACCAAGCCACAGCCTCAACGTTGGATAAG GAGAGTGACATGCTCTTTCAACCTGCCAAAAGATTCCTGCCTGCAATCCAAGAG ATACGCATAGTGTTGGATGAAATAGCAAGAAAGATTGAAGGTGCAAGAGTAGAGGACAATAGATTCTGCATCAGTGTACATTACCGGAATGTCCGGGAAGAG GATTATGACATATTAGAAGAAAAGGTGAAGGCTGTGATTGAAACCTATCCTGAGTTTCACCTGACTCGGGGTAAAAAG GTCCTGGAGGTACGACCATCTATAGAATGGAACAAAGGGCATGCGCTTGAATATCTACTTGACACCCTTGGATTCAGTAACTCAGGTGACGTCCTCCCATTGTACATAGGGGATGATCGAACAGATGAAGATGCTTTCAAGGTGATAGAAGCCAGAGGACAGGGATTTTCTATAATCGTGTCCTCCACCCCAAAGGAAACCAAAGCT TCATGCCTGGTCTCGAAAGTTTCCACTTTCCTATCACTTCCGGGAGAATTTGACCATGCTTAA